One segment of Nocardioides sp. QY071 DNA contains the following:
- a CDS encoding MlaD family protein, whose amino-acid sequence MAREISRNQLARRGLIAIVALAVIGAFITLRSNGTFGSKPHVTAEVANAGGALRSGSDVKMNGVIVGKVTQISRAASGGVTVDMEMSKKDMDVVPGNVVARILPATVFGTTFVDLVVHGKPAGELKAGAKVQADSTQETLELQQALDDIDRLVKALGPAELASAIGSAAEALDGRGGQIGQTVRTLNDYLDRINPRMPQVRADLQALASTTQLVNQIAPDLLDATDDVLVTLHTIVTQEAAITALISGGTNLAKTSRAFLNKNEKNLVDFINGSAVLLDAVYDNRKAGITDALAVNILLGTNLPEAVRGGFVKTDGTLRLSPPPYYTSGQQPVYRTGSTDPAGVGRLWGEGR is encoded by the coding sequence ATGGCTCGAGAGATCTCCCGCAACCAGCTGGCCCGACGCGGCCTGATCGCGATCGTCGCGCTCGCCGTCATCGGTGCCTTCATCACCCTGCGCAGCAACGGCACGTTCGGCTCGAAGCCGCACGTCACCGCCGAGGTCGCCAACGCCGGCGGCGCGCTGCGGTCCGGCTCCGACGTCAAGATGAACGGCGTCATCGTCGGCAAGGTCACCCAGATCAGCCGCGCCGCCTCGGGCGGCGTCACCGTCGACATGGAGATGTCGAAGAAGGACATGGACGTCGTGCCCGGCAACGTGGTGGCGCGGATCCTGCCCGCCACGGTGTTCGGTACGACGTTCGTCGACCTGGTCGTGCACGGCAAGCCCGCCGGCGAGCTCAAGGCCGGCGCGAAGGTGCAGGCCGACAGCACCCAGGAGACCCTGGAGCTGCAGCAGGCCCTCGACGACATCGACCGCCTGGTCAAGGCGCTGGGCCCGGCCGAGCTCGCCTCGGCGATCGGCTCGGCGGCCGAGGCGCTCGACGGTCGCGGCGGCCAGATCGGGCAGACCGTCCGCACATTGAACGACTACCTCGACCGGATCAACCCGCGGATGCCGCAGGTCCGGGCGGACCTGCAGGCGCTCGCCTCCACGACCCAGCTCGTCAACCAGATCGCGCCCGACCTGCTCGACGCGACCGACGACGTCCTGGTCACGCTGCACACGATCGTCACCCAGGAGGCAGCGATCACGGCGCTCATCAGCGGCGGCACCAACCTGGCGAAGACCTCGCGTGCCTTCCTGAACAAGAACGAGAAGAACCTGGTGGACTTCATCAACGGATCGGCGGTGCTGCTCGACGCGGTCTACGACAACCGCAAGGCCGGCATCACCGACGCGCTGGCGGTCAACATCCTGCTCGGCACCAACCTGCCCGAGGCGGTCCGCGGCGGCTTCGTGAAGACCGACGGCACGCTGCGCCTCTCGCCGCCGCCCTACTACACGAGCGGCCAGCAGCCCGTCTACCGCACGGGCAGCACCGACCCCGCGGGTGTCGGACGACTCTGGGGGGAGGGCCGATGA
- a CDS encoding ABC transporter permease, which produces MSGVQLGRGVGARFSDALVGIADSVMSTLAMLGSFVSFSGKVFREIPATIALYPKEVLRQIKDIAWGSGALLVGGGTVGVMILLSVAAGTSIGIEGFNGLEIVGLAPLTGFISASVNTRELAPLIAALALGAQVGCRFTAQIGSMKIHEEIDALEVMAVSAVRYVCTTRVIACMVAILPLYLIGLIGSYVASQASVVILFGQSPGQYDHYFSTFIQGRDIVFSIIKILIFALTVALIHCWYGMRVGGGPQAVGEATGTGIRASIVSIVLLDMVLTLVFWGGDPGFRISG; this is translated from the coding sequence ATGTCCGGGGTCCAGCTCGGTCGGGGCGTCGGAGCCCGGTTCTCCGACGCACTCGTCGGCATCGCCGACTCGGTGATGAGCACGCTCGCGATGCTCGGCTCCTTCGTGAGCTTCTCCGGCAAGGTCTTCCGCGAGATCCCCGCGACGATCGCCCTCTACCCCAAGGAGGTGCTGCGCCAGATCAAGGACATCGCCTGGGGCAGCGGCGCCCTCCTCGTCGGTGGCGGCACGGTCGGCGTGATGATCCTGCTCTCGGTCGCCGCCGGTACGTCGATCGGCATCGAGGGCTTCAACGGCCTCGAGATCGTCGGCCTGGCGCCGCTCACCGGCTTCATCTCCGCGAGCGTCAACACCCGTGAGCTGGCGCCGCTCATCGCCGCCCTGGCGCTCGGCGCCCAGGTCGGCTGCCGGTTCACCGCCCAGATCGGCTCGATGAAGATCCACGAGGAGATCGACGCCCTCGAGGTGATGGCGGTCAGCGCCGTGCGCTACGTCTGCACCACCCGGGTCATCGCCTGCATGGTCGCGATCCTTCCGCTCTACCTGATCGGCCTGATCGGCAGCTACGTCGCCTCGCAGGCCTCGGTCGTCATCCTGTTCGGGCAGTCACCAGGCCAGTACGACCACTACTTCTCGACGTTCATCCAGGGCAGGGACATCGTCTTCTCGATCATCAAGATCCTGATCTTCGCCCTGACCGTGGCCCTGATCCACTGCTGGTACGGCATGCGCGTCGGCGGCGGTCCGCAGGCCGTCGGCGAGGCGACGGGCACCGGCATCCGGGCCAGCATCGTCTCGATCGTGCTCCTCGACATGGTCCTCACCCTGGTGTTCTGGGGCGGCGACCCGGGCTTCCGGATCTCCGGGTGA
- a CDS encoding ABC transporter permease, which translates to MSTVVAGGRSVLDNMTGRFRAGVITTGELVKLAVESIQWGFSDIVARRFSWSEFLLQCWFMTRVSLLPTILVAIPFGVITSVQIGAAANQIGAQSFIGAVNGIGVLRQGAPLVTSLMIAGAVGSAVCADLGARTVREEIDALKVMGISPIQRLVAPRILAALLVSVLLTIIVAMTAMTTAFVIVVGGGQISSGTYLDSFVGLAQPGDLILAEFKGLLFGFVAIIVCAHKGLSAHGGPKAVADAVNQAVVLSVIILAVINVGLTQAYVMLFPGGA; encoded by the coding sequence ATGAGCACCGTGGTCGCCGGGGGACGGTCCGTCCTCGACAACATGACCGGTCGGTTCAGGGCTGGGGTGATCACCACCGGTGAGCTGGTCAAGCTCGCCGTGGAGTCCATCCAGTGGGGGTTCTCCGACATCGTCGCCCGCAGGTTCTCGTGGTCCGAGTTCCTGCTGCAGTGCTGGTTCATGACCCGGGTCTCGCTGTTGCCGACCATCCTGGTCGCGATCCCGTTCGGCGTCATCACGTCCGTGCAGATCGGCGCCGCGGCCAACCAGATCGGCGCCCAGTCCTTCATCGGTGCGGTCAACGGCATCGGCGTGCTCCGGCAGGGTGCGCCGCTCGTGACCTCGCTGATGATCGCGGGCGCGGTCGGGTCCGCGGTGTGCGCCGACCTCGGTGCCCGCACCGTGCGCGAGGAGATCGACGCCCTCAAGGTCATGGGCATCTCGCCGATCCAGCGGCTGGTCGCGCCCCGCATCCTCGCGGCCCTGCTGGTCTCGGTCCTGCTGACGATCATCGTCGCGATGACCGCCATGACGACCGCGTTCGTGATCGTCGTGGGCGGCGGCCAGATCTCGTCGGGCACCTACCTCGACTCCTTCGTCGGGCTCGCCCAACCGGGTGACCTGATCCTCGCCGAGTTCAAGGGCCTGCTGTTCGGCTTCGTCGCGATCATCGTGTGCGCCCACAAGGGACTCAGCGCCCACGGCGGACCGAAGGCCGTGGCCGACGCCGTCAACCAGGCCGTCGTGCTCAGCGTCATCATCCTCGCCGTGATCAACGTCGGGCTGACCCAGGCCTACGTGATGCTCTTCCCCGGAGGTGCCTGA
- a CDS encoding DNA-3-methyladenine glycosylase 2 family protein gives MTSPDEPVAPDAERVWLPGRPVPVGALLRQQRHGGGDPTHRLALAGRHWRACRTPDGVATLTVSEQDASGAIAARAWGPGATWATEQLPALLGESDDWSGFEPRHPVLAEARRRHPHLRLGRTGLVLEALVPAIIEQKVTGQEAFAGFRALVRRHGTPAPGPGAALGLMVQPDAAALRRVPSWEWLRLHIDPARSRAVVTAARHAEALERAAGLPGEEAEARLRALPGIGVWTAAEVRQRALGDPDAVSFGDYHVAKDVGWALEGRLFDDAELARYLRPWAGHRGRVPFLVAAAGLHRPRRGPRMAPREHLRSRDQIA, from the coding sequence GTGACCTCCCCGGACGAACCGGTCGCCCCGGACGCGGAGCGCGTGTGGCTCCCCGGTCGTCCCGTCCCGGTGGGCGCGCTGCTGCGCCAGCAGCGGCACGGCGGAGGTGACCCGACCCATCGGCTGGCGCTCGCCGGCCGGCACTGGCGCGCCTGCCGCACGCCCGACGGCGTGGCGACGCTCACCGTCTCCGAGCAGGACGCGAGCGGCGCGATCGCGGCGCGCGCGTGGGGGCCCGGCGCCACCTGGGCGACCGAGCAGCTGCCCGCTCTGCTCGGCGAGTCCGACGACTGGTCCGGCTTCGAGCCGCGCCACCCCGTCCTCGCGGAGGCCCGGCGCCGGCACCCGCACCTGCGGCTGGGACGCACCGGCCTGGTGCTGGAGGCCCTGGTGCCCGCGATCATCGAGCAGAAGGTCACCGGCCAGGAGGCCTTCGCCGGGTTCCGGGCACTCGTACGGCGACACGGCACCCCGGCGCCGGGACCGGGTGCCGCGCTCGGGCTGATGGTCCAGCCCGACGCCGCGGCCCTGCGCCGGGTCCCGTCCTGGGAGTGGCTGCGCCTGCACATCGACCCTGCGCGCAGCCGGGCGGTGGTGACCGCCGCCCGGCACGCCGAGGCCCTGGAGCGAGCCGCCGGCCTGCCGGGGGAGGAGGCGGAGGCACGGTTGCGCGCACTGCCCGGGATCGGGGTGTGGACGGCCGCCGAGGTCCGCCAGCGCGCGCTCGGCGACCCCGACGCGGTGTCCTTCGGCGACTACCACGTCGCCAAGGACGTGGGTTGGGCGTTGGAGGGACGGCTGTTCGACGACGCCGAGCTGGCCCGGTACCTGCGCCCCTGGGCGGGGCACCGGGGCCGCGTCCCGTTCCTCGTGGCGGCCGCCGGGCTGCACCGCCCCCGGCGCGGTCCGCGGATGGCGCCACGTGAACATCTCAGGAGCCGTGACCAAATTGCGTGA
- a CDS encoding TetR/AcrR family transcriptional regulator produces MSIDTTRSRRARLDQEAVLQAAEALVDRDGYDALTMTSLAAELEARVSSLYNHVANLEDLRALIQVRAMRLLGDHVRGAAMGHAGVAGLRALSHALRAFARTHPQRYAALTRPPIDREAFYAAALDAIEALAIMGRSAGLPDERLLQNAMALFACLHGFVSLEVAGYFGDLSGTNAELDLDEVYEHVIDGAVTAASLDATR; encoded by the coding sequence TTGAGCATCGACACGACCCGCAGTCGCCGGGCCCGCCTCGACCAGGAGGCGGTGCTCCAGGCGGCGGAGGCGCTCGTCGACCGCGACGGTTACGACGCCCTCACCATGACCTCGCTCGCCGCCGAGCTCGAGGCCCGGGTCTCCTCCCTCTACAACCACGTCGCGAACCTCGAGGACCTGCGCGCGCTGATCCAGGTGCGCGCGATGCGCCTGCTCGGCGACCACGTCCGCGGTGCCGCGATGGGCCACGCCGGCGTCGCCGGGCTGCGCGCCCTCAGCCACGCGCTGCGCGCGTTCGCCCGCACCCACCCGCAGCGGTACGCCGCCCTCACCCGCCCCCCGATCGACCGTGAGGCCTTCTACGCCGCCGCGCTCGACGCGATCGAGGCACTGGCGATCATGGGTCGCTCCGCCGGGTTGCCCGACGAACGGCTCCTGCAGAACGCCATGGCGCTGTTCGCGTGCCTGCACGGCTTCGTGTCGCTGGAGGTCGCCGGCTACTTCGGCGACCTGTCCGGCACCAATGCCGAGCTCGACCTCGACGAGGTCTACGAGCACGTGATCGACGGGGCCGTCACCGCTGCCTCGCTGGACGCCACGCGCTGA
- a CDS encoding ATP-dependent DNA ligase, which produces MLLRDLVDVSRQVAATRSRKEKTRLISSLLVAAPAGERALVARYLSGRLRQRRTGLGWRGLQTLPSPAEASSLEVSEVDAAFEAMSLLGGPGSVGLRSAAVADLFGRATAAEQEWLRAVAVGEVRQGALEAVVTEALAVAAGVPLAAVRRAAMLAGGATYVVDEAFAGPAALGSVGLTVGRPVLPMLASSAPDVAAAVAKAGSGVIGVDAKLDGIRIQVHRDGDDVLVATRSLDDITHRLPEVVAITRALPASRVVLDGEALWLAADGRPRPFQETASRTASAAAAESVVSPYFFDVLHLDGTDLIDRPAHERWQVLEDLVPAEHRVQRWIGSSVDEAAAFTDSVLASGHEGVVVKSLDAPYDAGRRGSAWVKVKPVHTLDLVVLAVEHGSGRRRGWLSNIHLGARDPSSPTGFVMLGKTFKGMTDEMLAWQTERFRSLEVADDGWVVTVRPEQVVEIAFDGLQHSTRYPGGLALRFARVVRYRDDKGADEADTIETVRGLATP; this is translated from the coding sequence ATGCTGCTTCGCGACCTCGTCGACGTCTCCCGCCAGGTCGCCGCGACGCGCTCGCGCAAGGAGAAGACCCGGCTGATCAGCTCGCTGCTGGTTGCTGCCCCGGCCGGGGAGCGGGCGCTGGTCGCCCGCTACCTCAGCGGGCGGCTCCGGCAGCGTCGTACCGGACTCGGGTGGCGGGGACTGCAGACCCTGCCCTCCCCCGCCGAAGCGTCGTCCCTCGAGGTGAGCGAGGTCGACGCCGCCTTCGAGGCGATGTCGCTGCTCGGCGGGCCCGGCTCGGTCGGGCTGCGCTCGGCCGCGGTCGCGGACCTGTTCGGCCGGGCCACCGCGGCCGAGCAGGAGTGGCTGCGCGCGGTCGCGGTCGGCGAGGTCCGCCAGGGCGCCCTCGAGGCGGTCGTCACCGAGGCCCTCGCAGTCGCCGCCGGCGTGCCCCTGGCCGCGGTACGCAGGGCCGCGATGCTGGCCGGCGGTGCGACGTACGTCGTGGACGAGGCGTTCGCCGGCCCGGCGGCGCTGGGCTCGGTCGGGCTGACCGTCGGCCGGCCCGTGCTGCCGATGCTCGCCTCGTCGGCGCCCGACGTGGCCGCAGCCGTCGCGAAGGCGGGCTCCGGGGTCATCGGCGTCGACGCGAAGCTCGACGGCATCCGGATCCAGGTGCACCGCGACGGCGACGACGTCCTGGTCGCCACCCGCAGCCTCGACGACATCACCCACCGCCTGCCCGAGGTGGTCGCGATCACCCGCGCACTGCCCGCCTCACGGGTGGTGCTCGACGGGGAGGCGCTGTGGCTGGCCGCCGACGGCCGCCCGCGCCCGTTCCAGGAGACCGCCTCACGCACGGCCTCGGCCGCCGCCGCGGAGTCCGTCGTGTCGCCGTACTTCTTCGACGTGCTGCACCTCGACGGCACCGACCTGATCGACCGTCCCGCCCACGAGCGCTGGCAGGTCCTCGAGGACCTCGTCCCCGCCGAGCACCGAGTGCAGCGCTGGATCGGCTCCTCGGTGGACGAGGCAGCGGCCTTCACCGACTCGGTGCTCGCCTCCGGCCACGAGGGTGTCGTCGTGAAGTCCCTCGACGCGCCGTACGACGCCGGTCGCCGCGGGTCCGCCTGGGTCAAGGTGAAGCCGGTCCACACCCTCGACCTCGTCGTCCTCGCCGTCGAGCATGGCTCCGGTCGCCGCCGCGGCTGGCTGTCCAACATCCACCTCGGTGCCCGCGACCCGTCCTCCCCCACCGGTTTCGTGATGCTGGGCAAGACCTTCAAGGGCATGACCGACGAGATGCTCGCCTGGCAGACCGAGCGCTTCCGCTCGCTCGAGGTCGCCGACGACGGGTGGGTCGTCACCGTCCGCCCAGAGCAGGTCGTCGAGATCGCCTTCGACGGGTTGCAGCACTCGACGCGCTATCCGGGCGGGCTGGCGCTGAGGTTCGCGCGGGTCGTGCGGTACCGCGACGACAAGGGCGCCGACGAGGCGGACACGATCGAGACGGTGCGGGGGCTCGCGACGCCCTGA
- a CDS encoding TetR/AcrR family transcriptional regulator, which yields MATNAPATDGRRKAAAARRKARQAEIIAATRQIFDSKGVRDVQIEEIASAVGINRAIVYRHFTGKEELFALTLVGYLEELHDAMAAAAASGSAPGEQLERIVGAFVDYGVAHPAFVDCAQALMVRPGEELLDEIAEGPLFRLGRGITSCLTVLSDTLSQGVEAGAFELSDDPVLLANALYASGLGALQLARLGILVSEVAPGIPTVGQISAAQVRSYLVRSALALVTA from the coding sequence ATGGCGACCAATGCACCAGCCACCGACGGCCGTCGCAAGGCGGCGGCCGCGCGTCGGAAGGCAAGGCAGGCGGAGATCATCGCGGCGACGCGCCAGATCTTCGACTCCAAGGGCGTGCGGGACGTCCAGATCGAGGAGATCGCGAGCGCGGTCGGGATCAACCGGGCGATCGTCTACCGGCACTTCACCGGCAAGGAGGAGCTGTTCGCGCTCACCCTGGTCGGCTACCTCGAGGAGCTGCACGACGCGATGGCGGCGGCCGCGGCGAGCGGGAGTGCTCCGGGCGAGCAGCTCGAGCGGATCGTGGGGGCGTTCGTCGACTACGGCGTGGCGCACCCCGCGTTCGTCGACTGTGCGCAGGCGCTCATGGTGCGTCCCGGCGAGGAGCTCCTCGACGAGATCGCCGAGGGACCGCTCTTCCGGCTCGGGCGCGGCATCACCTCCTGCCTGACCGTCCTGTCCGACACCCTCAGCCAGGGAGTCGAGGCGGGCGCGTTCGAGCTGAGCGACGACCCGGTGCTGCTCGCCAACGCGCTGTACGCCAGCGGGCTCGGGGCCCTGCAGCTGGCCCGGCTGGGCATCCTCGTCAGCGAGGTCGCGCCCGGCATCCCGACGGTCGGGCAGATCTCGGCGGCGCAGGTGCGCTCCTACCTGGTGCGCTCCGCCCTCGCCCTGGTCACCGCCTGA
- a CDS encoding acetyl-CoA C-acetyltransferase, which yields MTETVRRAAVLGGNRIPFARSNGAYATASNQEMLTAALDGLVARFGLEGERLGEVAGGAVLKHSRDFNLVRESVLSTRLAPETPAIDLQQACGTGLQAINYIANKIKLGQIDSGIGGGVDTTSDAPIAISEKLRKKLIQLNNARSTKDRLAILATIRPGDIGLAVPSNGEPRTKLSMGEHQALTALEWQIAREAQDELAVASHHHLAASYDEGWQDDLITPFRGLERDNNLRADSSLEKLAKLKPVFGKGEAATMTAANSTPLTDGASAVLLGSDEWAEAHGLEVLAYFVDSEVAAVDFVNGAEGLLMAPAYAVPRMLERNGLSLQDFDFYEIHEAFASQVLSTLAAWESPVFCKERLGLDAPLGSIDRAKLNVKGSSLAAGHPFAATGGRIVANTAKLLKANGGGRALISVCAAGGQGVVAIMER from the coding sequence ATGACCGAGACTGTTCGCCGGGCCGCCGTACTGGGCGGTAACCGTATTCCGTTCGCCCGCTCCAACGGCGCCTACGCCACCGCCTCCAACCAGGAGATGCTGACCGCTGCCCTCGACGGCCTCGTGGCGCGCTTCGGGCTGGAGGGTGAACGTCTGGGTGAGGTCGCCGGTGGCGCCGTCCTCAAGCACAGCCGCGACTTCAACCTGGTCCGCGAGTCGGTGCTCAGCACCCGCCTCGCCCCCGAGACCCCGGCCATCGACCTGCAGCAGGCCTGCGGCACCGGCCTCCAGGCGATCAACTACATCGCCAACAAGATCAAGCTCGGCCAGATCGACTCCGGCATCGGCGGTGGCGTCGACACCACCTCCGACGCGCCCATCGCGATCTCCGAGAAGCTGCGCAAGAAGCTGATCCAGCTCAACAACGCGCGCTCCACCAAGGACCGCCTCGCGATCCTGGCGACCATCCGCCCCGGCGACATCGGCCTCGCGGTGCCGTCCAACGGCGAGCCGCGCACCAAGCTCTCCATGGGCGAGCACCAGGCGCTGACGGCGCTGGAGTGGCAGATCGCCCGCGAGGCCCAGGACGAGCTGGCCGTCGCCTCGCACCACCACCTCGCGGCGTCGTACGACGAGGGCTGGCAGGACGACCTGATCACCCCGTTCCGCGGCCTCGAGCGCGACAACAACCTGCGCGCCGACTCCTCGCTGGAGAAGCTCGCCAAGCTCAAGCCGGTCTTCGGCAAGGGTGAGGCGGCGACCATGACCGCCGCCAACTCGACCCCGCTGACCGACGGCGCGTCCGCCGTCCTGCTCGGCTCGGACGAGTGGGCCGAGGCCCACGGCCTCGAGGTGCTCGCCTACTTCGTCGACTCCGAGGTCGCCGCCGTCGACTTCGTCAACGGTGCCGAGGGGCTCCTGATGGCGCCGGCGTACGCCGTGCCGCGGATGCTCGAGCGCAACGGCCTGAGCCTGCAGGACTTCGACTTCTACGAGATCCACGAGGCGTTCGCCTCGCAGGTGCTCTCGACCCTCGCCGCGTGGGAGAGCCCGGTGTTCTGCAAGGAGCGCCTCGGCCTCGACGCGCCGCTCGGCTCGATCGACCGCGCCAAGCTCAACGTCAAGGGCTCCTCGCTCGCCGCGGGCCACCCGTTCGCGGCCACCGGCGGCCGGATCGTGGCCAACACGGCCAAGCTGCTGAAGGCCAACGGCGGCGGTCGGGCGCTGATCTCGGTCTGCGCGGCCGGCGGCCAGGGCGTCGTCGCGATCATGGAGCGCTGA